DNA from Roseimicrobium sp. ORNL1:
AGGCGGCGAAGCTTTCCCCGCAGGAGCAGGTGACCACGGCATTCGGGTTTTTCACCTTGAAACCCTCGCTCTGGAGGTCGTCGCTGTAGTCCAGTTCACTGCCTGAAACGAAGAGCGCGCTCTTGGGGTCGATGACCACCCGCACCTCATTGGACACGACCATGATGTCCCGGTTGGCCGGCCCATCCACGAGGTCCATCTTATACTGAAGTCCGGAGCAGCCGCCTCCCACCACGGCAATTCGCAACGCGCCATGCTCTGCCCGGCCCTGCTTCTTCAGCAGGCCCAGCAGGCGATTCGAGGCACCGGGAAGCACTTTGATCAGCTTCTCATTGCCCAGCTTGTAGGTGGGTTCACTCATTCAAAAAGGTTCTGGAATCCAAGCCGCGCCCCCTCGTCCCAAGATGCGAAGATGGCAACCAAGAACTAAGAACTAAGAACCACGAACTCGAAACTCAACCATATACCCCTACGCCTCGTTCATCAATTGCCGACGCATCGCGGCCATGAAATCGGCGGCGTCGTCCGCCTCCAGATCCTCATTCATGTAGGCGGCGTGGTCGAACTCCTCCACGTATTGGCGATCCAGTTCCTGAAGGAAACTGCTAGCCATGCAGGTCTGCTTCTGGCCCCACTTCACACGGTAGCGGGTGTGGCTGATGGTCAGCTTGCGCATGGCTCGCGTGATGCCCACGTAGAAAAGACGACGCTCCTCATCCTTGCGGTTCTCATCGATGGACCGCTTGTGAGGGAGGATGCCCTCCTCCATGCCGGGCAGCCACACGTAGGGGAACTCCAGTCCCTTGGAAGCATGAAGCGTGATCAGGCACACGCCGGTCTTCTTGGTGATGTCCTCCTTCTCCTCACGATCATCGTTGAGGCTGGTCTCATCCAGGAAGCCCTGCAGGCCCTCGCCTTTGGCGCGCTCATCATAGCCGGTGAGCGACTGCATGATCATCTTGATCCCGTTTTTCCAGGTCTCGAAGTCTTCCGGCGTCTTCGCCTGCTTCTCCAGGTAGTCCATGTACCGGATCTCGGCGACGAGTTTTTCGGCCAACGGCTGCAGGGGTTGCAGCGGCTGGTGCGCCTGCCCACGGAAGCTCTCGATGGTCTCCACAAATCCATTGATCACCAACTGAAGGCGTTGGGAGATGTTCTCCAAGAACTCCGGATCCTTCAGCGCGGCAAAGACACTTGTTCTCTTCTTGATGGAGTGTTCACGAGCCAGCTCCGCAGTCGCGGCGCCGATGCCACGCGTGGGCGTATTCAGGATACGCTGCAAGCTCACATCATCATCCGGATTCGCCAGCACGGTGAGGTAAGCGAGGATGTCCTTCACCTCACGACGATCGAAGAAGCTGCGTGCACCGATGATGCGGTATGGGATCTTGCGCTTGCGGAATTCACCTTCCAGCACGCGGCTCTGCTCGTTCGTACGGAAGAGCACCGCCATGTCATCCCACTTCTCGCCCTTAGTCTGCGCGTCCGTCATTTCGTCCGCGATGAGCGCCGCTTCTTCCTTCTCATCCTCCGTCACCACGAGTCGCACGGGATCCTGGCCGGTATTGCGGCTCCAGAGGGACTTGTCACGGCGGCCCACGTTGTTGCGGATCAGGCTGTTCGCCGTGTGCAGGATGGGCGTGGTACTGCGGTAGTTCTCCTCCAGCTTGATGATCTTCGGATCGGGGAAGAAGGATTCGTACTCGTTGATGTTGGTGATGTCCGCACCACGCCAGCCGTAGATACTCTGGTCGTCATCACCCACCACGCAGATGTTGTGCGGCGGTGGCACGAGCGCGCGCAGGAGGCGCATCTGCAGGGTGTTCGTGTCCTGGAATTCATCCACCATCACGTAGCGCAGCTTGCCCTGCACGGCATCGCGCACTTCAGGATGGTCCTCCAGCAGCTTCACGCCGTTGAGCAGGAGGTCATCGAAGTCCATCGCGTTCATCGCGCGCAGCTCATCGGTGTAGAGCTGCTGCAGCGCGCCATCCACCGTCTCCATGGGATCCCCCAGGCTGACGCCGGCATTCTTCGCCTTGCTGATGCGGCTGAGTGCCATGGTCGGGTCGCAGCTTTCCTCCTTCACCAGGAGGCGCGCGAGAATCTTCTTCACCAGGCTGATCTGCTCACCCTGGCTGTAGATGGTGAAGTTGTTCTTGTAGCCCAGCGCTTCCGCATGCTGACGCAGCAGGCGCATGCAGAAGGCGTGGAAGGTCCCCAGCGTCAGCTTCTTTGCCTTCTCCTTGCCGAGGATCTCGGTGATGCGCTCGCGCATTTCACTCGCGGCCTTGTTCGTGAAGGTCACGGACACAATGTTCTCAGGCGAAATGCCCTGCTCCACCATGTTGGCAATGCGCATGGTGATCACACGCGTCTTGCCGGTGCCGGCACCGGCGAGAATCAAGACAGGACCATGAATGGTCTGGACAGCATCACGTTGCTGGAGGTTGAGAAGTGCGTAGGAAAACGACATCGAATTTCAGCGATCCACAGTCCCGGAAAACGGGCGTGCTCATACGCTGATCGACGATTCAAAACAAGTGAATGCCGCGAGAAAGTCATTCACCGAAATCCCGGTGAACAACACATGCCATTCACGCCGAAGGACGGACCTGTCAGCCCATCCTTCCAGCATGCTAATCTTCCCTTATTCCGCGGGAACTCACCCCACCGGAAGCCCGCGCTCGCGCCAGTTGTTCAGCACATCCGGCAGCAGCAGATGCTCCTCAGCCTGGATGCGGTAGAACACGTCGTCCGCGGTGTCTCCGATGTGGATGGGGACCTTGGCCTGCGCCAGGATCTTTCCACCGTCCACTTCTTCATTCACCAGATGCACGGTGCAGCCGGTCTCCACTTCACCTTCTTCCAGTGCCTGCACCCAGGCGGCCTTACCCTTGAACTTGGGAAGCAGCGAGGGATGGATGTTCACGATGCGATCCTTGTAGCCCGAGAGGAGCGGATCCTTGATCACGCGCATGAAGCCGGTGAGCACCACCACCTGCACCTGATGGGCGCGGAGTTGCTCATAGATTTCCTCCTGCGCTTCGATCGGCAGCATCTTCGGATTGGGACCGGGATCCACAAACACCCGTGAGAGTCCGGATTCACGCGCCTTGGCAAGGAGGCGGGATCCTTCCACGTCTGAAATGACCACCGCGATCTCTGCGTTCAGCCTGCCATCGTCAATGGCGCGCTGGATGGCTTCGAAGTTGGTGCCCTGGCCACTGCCCAGGACACCGATCCGCAGAGGCGTCACCCGCGGCGAGAGCGGCACGGCGCCGGTGGCACGCGATTGAATGGACAAAGGCTCCTCCCGCGGGGCGACGGTCGTGGTGATGACCCTGGGAATGCCCTGGGTGACCGTGGCCGGCTTCCTCGGTTCACCCAAAGGGAGAGGGATGCCCTGAGTGTTGGTCTTTCTGATTTCCGAAAGAGGCAGCGGAATGCTCTGGGTCACGACCTTGCCAGGCTCCGCGACGAGTGCGACGGGTACCGCCCCGGAGGGAGTCGCAGTCGCCGGCGGTGCAGGGAGCGGTGCCACGGCAGGTGCAACGGCCGCCTTGGCCATGGTGGGAGGCGCAGGCTCTTCACCCTGCTTCATGCGCTCAATCGTGCTGGTGGTGGACCTCCCTGGCACCAGCGGCAGCAGGCAAATGGTGGACCCCGCCTTGTTCAGGGCCTCGCGCTCTCCGGCATCCAGTGTTTCCACGGTGTAGTCGCCCCCCTTGGCATAGATGTGCGGGCGGATGGCTTCGATGAGCTTCGTGGCCCGAGGTTCGTCAAAGATCACCACGCCATTCACACTCTGCAGCGCCATGAGGATTTCTGCGCGGTCTTCCTGGCTGTTGATCGGTCGGGACTCGCCCTTCAGGGTGCGCACGGAGGAATCAGAATTCAGCGCCACCACGAGGCCATCTCCCAGCGCACGCGCCTGACGGAGATAGCGCACGTGCCCTGCATGCAGCAGGTCAAAGCACCCATTGGTAAATACCAGCTTCCGTCCCTCTGCATCGAGCTGATCTCGAAAGTCGCGGACGGCATCCACGGTGGTGATCCAGGAATCTTGGGACATGGGGTACTGTGAGGATAAAAGAGCGGGATTTTCCGAAAATGGCTGAGCCTCTAAGCGAACGGAGGCGAGGCCCCGTGGCAACAAAAATATTCCGCAAGAAACAGCGGCCAGCCCTGCCCCTTACGCCATGAAGCTGGTCCGGCAAAGCCCGGCGTAGAGGCCATTGTGGGCCATGAGTTCGTCGTGCGTGCCGTACTCCACCACGGCACCCTTCTCCAGAACGTAAATGCGGTCGGCATGCCGTACGGTGCTCAGGCGGTGGGCAATCACGAAGCTGGTGCGATTCTTCATCAGGGCATCCAGCGCCCCTTGAATCTGGCGCTCCGTCTCCGTGTCCACACTGGCGGTGGCCTCATCCAGCAGGAGGATGCGCGGATTGCGCAGCAAAGCCCGGGCAATTGATACACGCTGTTTCTCCCCCACGCTGAGCTTGATCCCCCTCTCCCCCACCTTGGTGCTGAGCCCATCCGGCAGGTGTTCCACGAACGCCTTCGCATTCGCGCTCTCCAGTGCCGCCCAGAGTTCGTCATCGGTGGCGTCGCGACGCCCAATCAGCAAGTTTTCACGTACCGTTCCATTGAACAGGAAACTCTCCTGTGTCACGTAGCCGATGTTTGCCCGCAGCCAGGACTTGTTCAGCTCACTCACTGGCACGCCGTCCAGTAGGATGCGGCCGGAGTCGTATTCGTAGAACCGGGTGAGCAGGTTGATCAGGGTGCTCTTCCCCGCACCTGTTGGTCCCACCAGGGCGATGGTCTGCCCAGGCTTCGCCTCCAGCGAGACCTCATTCACCGTGGGCACACTGCCATAGCTGAAGTGGACCTTGTCGTAGACGATGTGCCCTTCGATCTTGTCGAGCGTGCGACCGGTGCCGGTGTCCTTCTCCTCTTCCGCGTCGAGAATGTCGAACACACGCTCCCCGGCACTGCGTCCGCCGACAAAGAGCTGATTCAGCGAATGGATCTGCCCGATGGGCTCATAGAACATCCGGAGCAGGATGATGAACGAGAGGATCTCCCCGGCAGAAATCTCGCCGCGGTACAGCGCATTTGCCCCGACCCAGACCACCAGGATGTAGCCCAGGTTCGTCATGAAGTTCATGGTGGGCCGGTACACGGACCACACGCGCATGATATGCAGCGTGGCACGACGCAGGGCATCACTCGAGAGATTGAAGCGCGCGTGCTCCTCCTTCTCCATGGCATAGGCCTTGATCTGGCGCATCCCGGCCACGTTGTCATGAAGCAGGGAATTCATCGCACTGGAGGCCTTGCGCACCTTGCGCGCGCGATCCTTGGAAGTCAGCGTGTAGGCAAGAGCTCCAAGGGCAATGAATGGCACCGGCGCGCATGTGGCCCAGGCGAGGGTGGTGTTCACGTTGAACATGTACACCGCCACGATGACGATTTGCAGGATGGCGATGATCCCCTGCTCGATGCCGTCGATGAGTACGCGCTCCACCGCGGGGATATCCTCGCTCACCGTCGTCATGATGTCGCCGGTGGGCCGGTTGTCGAACCAGCGCAGCGGCAGCCGCTGCAGGCGCTCATACATCTCACTCCGCAGATCGTAGATCACGAGCTGCTCGAAGGTGTTGTTGAGCTGGATGCGCAGGGCGTTCAGAAAGTCCTGGGCGAAGAACGCGCCCAGGCCAATCAGTATCGCCGTCCCGATATGCTCACGCGGCACCTGGCCATCGACGATGCGTTGCGCAAGATTGGGAAACACCAGCACCAGCAACGTGCCCAGGACGGCACAGGTAAGCTGTGCCGTCGCCATGCCGGGATACCGGCGGACGTAACCAAAGACACGGAGGATGACCTTCATTCAGCGTAACAAAGTGTTACGCAGCGAAAGCAGTATAGGCCTTCAATTCTTCGAGTCTCTTTTTCACATCAGCAGTGCCCACGCGCTCCAGGCGCTGAGTGCTGAAGGCCTCACAGGTGAAGCTGGCCACCACGCTGCCGTGGGCCACCGCGACCTTGAGCTCTTCAAAGGTGGGCTGGCTCTTGTTCTGGGAGGCGAGCCATCCGATCATGCCACCGAGGAAGCTGTCTCCCGCGCCGGTGGGATCGAACACGCTGCTCAGCGGATAGGCGGAGCAGGCGAAAAATTCTTCCGGACCATTGCCGAAGAGGAAGCTGCCGTGTTCACCACGCTTCACGACCACGTACCTGGGCCCTTTCTCCTGCAGACGGCGGCCGGCTTCGATGAGGTTGTTGGCGCCGGTGAACTGCTTGGCTTCGCCGTCGTTGATGACGAGAAGGTCGAGCTTCCTCATCACCTCATGGAGGCGCTCGTTGGCGATGTTGATCCAGAGATCCATCGTGTCCGCCGCCACGAATTCCACGGACTTGCACTGGCTGAGGGTCTGGAGCTGGTTGTCCGGGCTCATGTTTCCGAGCATGGCGAACTTCACGCCGGCGGCTTCATCGGAAAGCTTGGGCAGCCAGTTCTCCAGCACGTTGATGCCCACCTTCAGGGTGTCGCGGGTGTTCATGTCCGCGTGGTATTCGCCGCTCCAGGTGAAGCTCTCGCCGCTGCTGCGCTCCACGCTGCCGAGCTCAATCCCCTTGCTGGTCAGAAGGTCGAGATGCGCCTTCGGGAAGTCCACACCGACAATGCCCACCATGTGCACCGGCTTCACGAACAGGCTCGCTGCCAGCGATGCGTACGAGGCGGAGCCACCCAGCAGGCCGTCTTCAGAGGCGGTGGGAGTCTTGATGTTGTCGATGCCAATGGAGCCGGAAATGAGTAGGGACATGGATTGAAGGAACTGGATTCGGTGCCCGGGATGGGAGGGCGGGAGTGTTTCACCCCATCTGCCCCGTCTGCAACTGAAGAAGTTGACTCCAGATGGAGCAACCATGCCAGTCCGCACCATGCGCCACGGCCCCCATCAACCGGAGGTTAGGCGTCCCCGCCTGACAGCGGATGTTAGACCTCCGGTCTGACCAAGGCCCCCACCATTCAAGCAGCATCCTGCATCCCCTTGAACTTCAGCAAGATACCCACACCAGCATTCATCACGCAGGAAGTTTCCCCTCTATCCCCCCACCTTCCACTGCGCCTCAAGTGCATCCTTCACCTGCCGCACCGCGACACGCACATCCGGCGCACAAAGGAAAGCAGACACCACCACCACGCGACGCGCCCCGGCCGCCAGAATCTCCGGCAGCCTTTCCCAGTTGACCCCCCCGATGCAAAACACCGGCCTCGTGGCGAAGGAATGCACTTCCCCAATATCCTGCAGCCCGATAGGCGTGTAGTCCGGCTTGGTCCCCGTGGCGTAGAGAGGGCCGAAGCCGATGTAGTCCGCCCCCTCCTCCATGGCTGCCCGAGCCTGCGCCACACTGTGGGTCGACTTCCCAACAAAACAGTCCGGCCCCACCAGGGCGCGCACCTCTGCGACACTGAGGTCGTCCTGCCCCACATGGATGCCCTCGCTGCGAACACTGGCAGCGACCGTGGGATGGTCATTGATGACCAGAGGCACCCCGGCGGCCCGTGTGATGGGCAGCATGACTTCCGCAAGGCGCTCCACCTCTCCGGCCACCAGTTTTTTGGCGCGAAGCTGCAATACCTCCACCCCACCCTCCACGAGAGCGTGTGTCATCCCCGCCACGTTCTCCGGGCTGACATAGCCAAGATCCACAATGCCGTACAGATGACAGTCTTCGATGGGGCGCATAATAAGCGATCATCGTTCCTCCAGACCCCACCAGCGGTCAACGGTCTTACGAGGTTTCCTGTTGACCGCTGAGCCCACTCTGCGGACTCTCTGGGCCGCATTTCTTTCGCATTCTCTCGTTCCCTCCACAATGTCCACGAAACCCACCCTTCTCATCCTCGCTGCCGGCATGGGCAGCCGTTACGGCGGTCTCAAGCAGCTCGACCCCATGGGACCCAACGGTGAAACCGTGCTGGATTACTCCGTCTTCGACGCCCTGCGCGCAGGCTTCGGCAAGGTGGTGTTCGTGATCCGCCGGGACTTCGAAGAAGAGTTCAAAACCAAGGTGGGCAGCCGCTTCGACAAGCACATCCCCGTGGAGTATGCCTTCCAGTCCATCACGGATCTGCCAGAAGGATTCACCGTGCCCGAGGGCCGCGTGAAACCCTGGGGCACCACGCACGCCGTGCTGGCGGCGGAAGAGCAGGTGAAGGAACCCTTCGCCATGATCAATGCGGATGACTTCTACGGTCAGGATGCCTTTGCAAAGCTCGCCGCGAACCTGGCCACGCTGAAGCCGGTGGATGGCCGCAAGCATTACTCCCTTGTCGGCTTCCAGCTCAAGAACACCCTCTCCGACCACGGCAGCGTGGCTCGTGGCGTGTGCACCAGCCACGAAGGCAAGCTCACCTCCGTGACGGAGATGACCAAAATCGTGAAGACGGACTCCGGCGCGCGCAACGAAGAGGATCCCGACAATCATATCGAACTCACCGGTCACGAACTCGTGAGCATGAACTTCTGGGGCTTCACCCCCGATGTGTTCCCGCAGCTCCGCGAAGCCTTCATCAATTTCCTCAAGAAGGAAGGCACCAGCCAGAAGTCCGAGTGCTACGTGCCCAAGGAAGTGGACCTCTTCATCAAGCAGGGCACTGCGGACGTGGAAGTACTGCAGACCTCCAGCTCTTGGTTCGGAGTGACCTATCCCGAGGACAAGGAGATCGTGGTCGCCAGCATCAAGAAGCTCACGGACGCCGGAGAATATCCTGCGCCGCTGTGGGGTTGAGACTAAGAGCGAGCTTCTGGTTTCGCCCTTGTCCGCACTGAAATAGTCAGATTAAGTTTTCGGAAGGCCTCCTCACACCACGTGAGGAGGCCTTTTGCATTTAACTTTAACTGCACGTCTCGTGAGAAGAACCTCGCTGGTCATGGTGGAAACATCGACTCGCAAATCACCTTGCGCGCAGCGCCTTGGAGTGCGTGTGCGAAGCACCGCTTTTGGTCTATGGCGACTCCTCTGGTCTATCATTCCGCGCACCAAATGAACCGGTAGGGGGCCGCTGCGTCGGCCTCCAAATTAAGTGGGCGGAGGCGGTGTGGAACTGTGTCGCGGCAAGCCTCTGACACCCGAACTCCGTCCCGCCTCCGCCCTCTCTTATCAGGGCACCGACGCAGCAGTGCCCTACCAGTTTATTTGGCGCGCAAAGTGATAAACCAGTGGTATCGCGACAGCCCCAAAGCGGTGCTTCGCACACGCACTCCAAAGCGCTGCGCGCAAGGTGGTGAGTGCTTGCATAACTCATCACGAGTCGTCCTGGCAAATCACGAGACGACTCGTGAGTACATCAGCCCCCTTGTTGCTCGACTGCGTGATCCAAGGATATTCTGAAGTGTTATCAATGACCGGAAAGGAACTATCGAGTCAGATCCCAAATATTCTCGTCTGGGGTCAATAACACAACCTCCCCACCCTCCCAGTGTGGGTCATAAACTCTTTTGATCAAAACTTCGATTTCCAACCTGCCATCGGGTTCCGTGATGTCCGCATAGATGAGCTTCAATGCCTGTCCGACTTCCGGCCACTGCAAGCGGCGCATGCAAAAATCCAGAACATGCACGCTCCGCTTGAAGTCACAGCACACCTTCGTCGTTTTTATTTCATCAACAACGCGAAGGAACCGATTCAGGTAATCACTCCGACGGACCAGATCTGCCTCCACGAGATTGCACAGGACCTCAAGCTTGGGCCTCACCTTCTTGAGGTCCACCGACAGTTTGTTCCGATACAAGCGCTCCAACTCTCCGAAGACACCGTCGAAGTGCTCAAGGATGGTTCTGTGCATGGGTTACTCGCTCTACAGGTTCACCACTCAAACCTGTAGCATGGATGCCTCACGCTTTCCACTGCACAGCTCAAGCCCCGGTCCCACGAGGCTTCGGCTGCGTCACATACGCTTCCGCAAGATACACAGGCTCCAATGCCCACCTTGCCAGTGCAGCAATCCCATCATCCGTCATCCCCGCAGCAATCTCCGCAAGCCCCCTCGCCGAGGGCATGCCACAAGATACCCCCTCCAGCTCAAGCGGCGGCTTCGCGTCATAGGTATACCACGGTGTATCCACTCCTCTTGCAGCATGCTTCTCGCGAAACGCCTCCGCATCCATCGTGGTCACGGCATCCACCAGTGCGCCGTTGCGCACCTCCGCCACGAAATACTTCCCGCGACGCGCATCGCCGCACACGACAAATCTCTCCCCGCTCACTGCACCGTCCACCTCCGGTGCCAGCACGGAAGGCAGGCCCACCAGCGGCACGCCACGCGACATGGCCACGCCCTGCGCTGCGGCAATGCCAATACGCACCCCGGTATATGAGGCAGGCCCAGTACCCACGACAATGACACGCAGGTCATCCCCGCACTTCTCCAGTGCTTCACGCAACGGTTCAAACAACTGCGAATTGTGCGAGCGCTCGGACGAGAAGCTGTGCTCGTACACCACCGTCGCGTCTCCCCTCACCACGGCCACGCTGCCGCGCGGGGTGGAAGTTTCAATGGCAAGGACACAGTCAGGCATGGAAGGAAGGCTCAAACTCAAAACGAAACATCACCTTTCCATCACCTGCCGCGCGCCGTCAGGCAGGATTTCAAAATCAAACCATCGTGCGCCATCCGGAATCAGTTCCGGGAAACGGTCGGCCCACTCCACAATCACCACGCCACCACCATCGAGATAGTCGTCCCAGGCAATATTCAGCACCTCCTGCGCAGCGTCGAGGCGGTAGAAATCAAAGTGAAACGTCGGCAGGCGCCCGCCCACATACTCGTGGACCAGGGTGAACGTCGGACTGCTGACCTCGTCATCGCTGCCGAGCCCGGCCACGATTCCCTTGGTGGCATGGGTCTTGCCCGCGCCGAGATTTCCCACAAGGGCAACGATGTCGCCGGCCTTCAACTCCGATGCCAGCGCGCGTCCCCAGGCCACCGTATCCTCCACCTGTGCGAGCCGTGCGGTCATGCCTTCTCGAAGTGATCCCATCCCTGTCCCGGAAAAGATGGCTTCACGCCATGTCCCACGGGAACAAACCTGCCGATGGAGGTCAGCGGCGTCTCAGGAAACTTCCGGCTCCACGAGCTTTCCAGGCGGCGGGCCGCACGCAGCGGTACCGCAATCAGCAACTCGTAGTCCTCACCGTCGCTCCATGCCTGCTCCCGGGTGCAACCCACGTGTGCGGGGATGGCATGCTCCTCGATCACAAACTCCACGCCGCTCGCTGCGGCCATGCGCGGGAGATCCTTGGCCAGGCCATCGCTGATATCCATCATCGCGTGAATACGGGCATTTTCTGCGAGCCACTCCGCCTCGGTCAGACGCGGGATGAAGGTGAGGTGGTGTCCGGCCTGGGAACCACCCAGGCGGCCGGTGACCATGATCGCATCACCCTCCCTCGCGCCGTCGCGGCGGGCGCAGCGGGTGGTCTTCACCCGGCCGGCAAGACTCACGGAGATCACCAGTTGGCTGCCTGAGGAAGTTTCCCCTCCCACCAGGGCAACATCGAAGAGATTCGCGCAGCGCTGCAGGCCTTCATAGAGCCTCTCCACCCAGATCACTTCCGTGTCTGGAGGCAGCACCAGAGTGACGAGGGCGTGCTGGGGCTCGCCTGCCATGGAGGCGATGTCACTCACCGCACGGGCCATGGCCTTCCAGCCCACCTGCTCAGGCGCATGCTCCCTGAGGAAATGCACACCCTCCACGACGCAGTCTGTCTTCAGGAGCTGCAACCAGCCTCGCGGCGCAGGCAGCACCACGGCACAGTCATCTCCTACGCCCTTCACCACATCCTCACGCTGCGCCAGCTTCTCGGTGAGCAACTGCACCAGGCGATTTTCTCCAATGGCAGAAACAGTGGACATGGTCGGGGTCAGAGTTCTCAGGGAGAGACGAAGGTAGCGACAGCCATCCAGAAAATATTCCAGGCATTAAAAAACATGTGCATGAACACCGGCACCAGCAGGCTCCCGGTCTGCTCATAGGCCAGAGCAAATCCCACGCCGAGCACAAACAACTCCGGCGC
Protein-coding regions in this window:
- a CDS encoding thiamine-phosphate kinase; this encodes MSTVSAIGENRLVQLLTEKLAQREDVVKGVGDDCAVVLPAPRGWLQLLKTDCVVEGVHFLREHAPEQVGWKAMARAVSDIASMAGEPQHALVTLVLPPDTEVIWVERLYEGLQRCANLFDVALVGGETSSGSQLVISVSLAGRVKTTRCARRDGAREGDAIMVTGRLGGSQAGHHLTFIPRLTEAEWLAENARIHAMMDISDGLAKDLPRMAAASGVEFVIEEHAIPAHVGCTREQAWSDGEDYELLIAVPLRAARRLESSWSRKFPETPLTSIGRFVPVGHGVKPSFPGQGWDHFEKA